The following is a genomic window from bacterium.
TTGCAGGTTATTACAATGGTAAACAAAATATAGTAGGAAGAAAGCTTTTTGTAAATGTTTAAAGTATATATTTCAGCGGACTTAGAAGGCGTTAACGGTGTAGTTTATCCTAGCCAGACCGAGCCAATAAATGAGGGATACAAATATGCTCAAAAACAACAGCATAAGGAACTAAATTGTATAATAGAAGCTCTTATTGATGCGGGAGCAGGCCATATAACATTAAATGATGCCCACGGCAGTATGGATAATTTAACTCTTTCAGAGTTAAATTCAAAGGTTGAACTTATTACAGGCAAGCCAAAACCTGTTTCTATGGTTACTGGGCTGGACGAAACTTATAACTGTGTAATTTTTGCGGGATACCATTCAAAAGCGGGTTCGGAAAAAGGTGTTTTAGCTCATACTTTTTCAACTATTTACAAAAATGTTAAACTCAATGATGTTTCTGTCGGGGAAATAGAGCTTAATGCAGTTTATGCGGGGATAAAGAAAGTGCCTGTCGCTTTATTAACAGGAGATTATACTGCATGTGAACAGGCAAAAGATTCACTTAAAACTGTCTCGACTGTTTGTGTCAAAAAAGCAATTTCTACAACCGCGGCTATTTGTAGACCGGAAGAAGAATTATTTGAAGATTTAAGAGAAAAAACTTTAGCTTTAGTAAAAAATTCGAGGGAATTCGGGTTGTACATCAAAAATCCTCCTTATAAGCTTGAACTTGATTTTGTTGATAGAAAAATGGCTGATATTGCAGAGCTTTTACCTTGTATAGAAAGAATTTCAGATTCATCAGTTCTTTATAATTCCGAAAATTACGAGGATGTTTATAAGCTTTTGCAGTTTTTAACCGCCACTTTGTCAAAATAAATTTATTAAATAAAAAAATAATAAGGATAAATCATATATCAAAATATTGATAGCAAAACTCAACCAAACGGAATCTCGGGAAAAACAAAATTAGTTTAAAATAATTTTTTGTATCTAAAATATAAAATTAAGTCAAAAAGTACCATCAGGCAGTTAAAAACATACAAAAAAATCACATAATCAAAACTGTATAAAATTTTGTGAATAATTCCAAAAATATAGCCAAAAATTACCAACAAAAGAAACAGGCTGCTTTTGCCTTTCACATTTTTTGTTTTATATGTTTTTGCAACTGCAAAAGGCCAGCTAATGCCAAAACAAACCAGCATTAAGGCTTCAAAAATACTCATTTTAATCGGCTAAAACAATTGTATAATCTGTATCTCCTGAATAAGTGCTTGGATCCAGAATAAACTGTGCTGTTTTTAACTCAGGAATTTCTGATTTCAATTTTATTATCGGATTAAATCCTGCTTTTTCTGTATGAGCAACGATTTGTGTGTGTGAATTTCTGCAATAAGAAGAATATTTAATATCAAAGCCTTCTTTTTTAAGCACTTCTTCTATCATAGGGATTTGATCTCTGAATTTTTCAGAATAAAGCAGTGTAACTGTAAGCGGTACACCGTTTGTTATCGGTTCTTCCCTATATATAAGCCTGTCAATAATATTTTGTGTTTTTTCAGGATCAAGTATCCAATAACTTATATAACCATGGTTTGATGGTTTTCCGGGGAGAGTTGATGTTTGGACATTATCCATATCTATTTGTTTGGAAAATGCAGCGAGCCCTGCAAGTTCATAAACATTCATGTCTGTTTGTATGTTTTTGCTGATTGCCTGAATAATTGCAGGAATTTTTACAACTACTTCAGGAGATTTGAGTTTTTCAACAACTCCTCTTACAAACCATTGCTGTCTTCTCATTCTACCAATGTCGCCGATAGCATCATGTCTGAATCTTAAATAACCTTCAGCCTGTTGCGCGTCAAGAAGTTGATAGCCGGGGTTTAAATCAATGTATAAGCCGCCGCTTCTGTCTGTATAATGCATTCTTTTTTCAACATTTACGTTAACTCCGCCAAGCGCTTCAACAAAGTCTTTAACTCCTGCAAAATCCAATATGACATAGTGATCTACATGTACACCAAAAGTTTTTTGGATTGTTTTTATGGTTAAATCAGACCCACCAAAAGCATGCGCTGCGTTTATCTTATCCACGCCATGTCCGTCTGCAATAAAAACTTTGCTGTCTCTGGGAATAGAAACCGCATTAACTGATTTGCCTAATTTATCTATACTCACCAGCAAAATTGAATCTGTTCGAGTACCTTTAAACGGGTCTGTTTTCTTTCCGTTTGAATCTACACCCATAATAAGAATATTTTGTTTTCCGCTAAACGGCATAAAAGCCGGAGCCATAGGTGATTTCCGAATGAATCTGCTGACACCGGGAAATCCTATGCTATCTGCATTTACCGCCAGATACATCAATCCGAATATAGTAATGCAAACAAGAAACGCTATCCCTGTCCATTTTAATGCGTAATTTGGACTCTTAGTTGTCTTTTTTTGTTGTTTTGGTGCAAAATTTGGAGAGCCAACATTATTAAATTTTCTATTATTGTTGTTATTATTCATTTTAACTCATACCTGTCAACTTATAACTGTTTGATTTTTTAAACTCCAATCGGATTTTTAATTACTATAATAATTAATCATACCTCAATGAAAATCATTACCGCCTTACATAAAATTATTTATTGCTTACGGTTTTTAAAAAAAATAAAATAAAACTCGCAACAACTGCCAAAAACAAGCGTTGCAGACGAAATTCAATTTGTTTTTGAAATATAAGATTATTATAATAATTAAACTTTATCGAAAACAGGAATCCGAATCAAGAATGATGTCTAATACAAATGCTGTAAAATTTATTTTTTTATGTTTAAAATAAAAATAAATTGAGAGGAAAATTATGCTTTTAGTCGCAGATATTGGCAACACAAATATATCAGTCGGTGTTTTTGATGAAGAAACACTTGTTAATACATGGAATTTATCTTCCGATAAAAATAAAACAGAAGATGAATACGGGATTTTCTTAAAAAACATTCTTGCCATAGAAAGTTTGGATATGCGATTAAGTGCTGCTGTTATTTCCAGCGTGGTTTTGCCTTTGACGGAAAAATTCAAAATAGCCGTTGAAAAATATTTAAAAGTTCCTGTTCTGGTTATTTCTCATAAAACCCGAAATGGAATTACTTTAGACGTAAAAAATCCTAAAGAAGTCGGCTGCGACAGAATAGCAAATACAAGCGCAGCATCTAGTCTCTACAAAACACCTGCCGTTATTGTAGATTTTGGAACTGCTACAAATTTTGACATTATTACTGATGACGGGAGATTTACCGGCGGTATAATTTCTCCGGGGATAAAAATGTCTTCCGAGGCTTTCAGTCAATTCACAAACCTGCTGCCAAAACTTAAAGTTGAAGATATTAGTTCTGTAGTCGGAAA
Proteins encoded in this region:
- a CDS encoding M55 family metallopeptidase, giving the protein MFKVYISADLEGVNGVVYPSQTEPINEGYKYAQKQQHKELNCIIEALIDAGAGHITLNDAHGSMDNLTLSELNSKVELITGKPKPVSMVTGLDETYNCVIFAGYHSKAGSEKGVLAHTFSTIYKNVKLNDVSVGEIELNAVYAGIKKVPVALLTGDYTACEQAKDSLKTVSTVCVKKAISTTAAICRPEEELFEDLREKTLALVKNSREFGLYIKNPPYKLELDFVDRKMADIAELLPCIERISDSSVLYNSENYEDVYKLLQFLTATLSK
- a CDS encoding LCP family protein — encoded protein: MNNNNNNRKFNNVGSPNFAPKQQKKTTKSPNYALKWTGIAFLVCITIFGLMYLAVNADSIGFPGVSRFIRKSPMAPAFMPFSGKQNILIMGVDSNGKKTDPFKGTRTDSILLVSIDKLGKSVNAVSIPRDSKVFIADGHGVDKINAAHAFGGSDLTIKTIQKTFGVHVDHYVILDFAGVKDFVEALGGVNVNVEKRMHYTDRSGGLYIDLNPGYQLLDAQQAEGYLRFRHDAIGDIGRMRRQQWFVRGVVEKLKSPEVVVKIPAIIQAISKNIQTDMNVYELAGLAAFSKQIDMDNVQTSTLPGKPSNHGYISYWILDPEKTQNIIDRLIYREEPITNGVPLTVTLLYSEKFRDQIPMIEEVLKKEGFDIKYSSYCRNSHTQIVAHTEKAGFNPIIKLKSEIPELKTAQFILDPSTYSGDTDYTIVLAD
- a CDS encoding type III pantothenate kinase, which gives rise to MLLVADIGNTNISVGVFDEETLVNTWNLSSDKNKTEDEYGIFLKNILAIESLDMRLSAAVISSVVLPLTEKFKIAVEKYLKVPVLVISHKTRNGITLDVKNPKEVGCDRIANTSAASSLYKTPAVIVDFGTATNFDIITDDGRFTGGIISPGIKMSSEAFSQFTNLLPKLKVEDISSVVGKNTVENMLSGLIIGHAAMIDGLVQRIEEELGQAVTTIATGGYSSMINSHLKRPFDHINPFLTLEGLRIIYELNKNP